In the Theobroma cacao cultivar B97-61/B2 chromosome 1, Criollo_cocoa_genome_V2, whole genome shotgun sequence genome, one interval contains:
- the LOC18612235 gene encoding 60S ribosomal protein L18a gives MVSFRYHQYQVVGRGLPTEADEHPKIYRMKLWATNEVRAKSKFWYFLRKLKKVKKSNGQVLAINEIFEKNPTKIKNYGIWLRYQSRTGYHNMYKEYRDTTLNGAVEQMYNEMASRHRVRFPCIQIIKTATIPAKLCKRDSTKQFHNSKIKFPLVFKKVRPPTRKLKTTYKASRPNLFM, from the exons ATGGTTTCCTTCAGG taTCACCAGTACCAGGTAGTGGGGAGAGGTCTCCCAACAGAAGCAGATGAGCATCCCAAGATTTACCGTATGAAGCTTTGGGCCACTAACGAAGTCCGTGCCAAATCCAAGTTTTG GTATTTCTTGAGGAAGCTgaagaaagtgaagaaaagCAATGGACAAGTTTTGGCTATCAATGAG ATATTTGAGAAAAACCCAACCAAAATCAAGAACTATGGTATTTGGCTGCGATATCAAAGTCGGACTGGGTATCACAATATGTACAAGGAGTACCGAGACACAACTCTCAATGGTGCCGTAGAGCAGATGTACAATGAGATGGCATCTCGTCACAGGGTGAGGTTTCCATGCATTCAAATCATCAAGACAGCTACCATCCCAGCAAAACTTTGCAAGAGGGACAGCACCAAGCAGTTCCACAACTCCAAAATCAAATTCCCACTCGTGTTCAAGAAGGTTAGGCCACCTACCAGGAAGCTTAAGACAACTTACAAGGCATCAAGACCCAACTTGTTTATGTAG
- the LOC18612236 gene encoding plant-specific TFIIB-related protein PTF2 — protein sequence MSCKCGSRSTFRDDVTGNLVCSECYTVLDFDNYDAQIGGINGPQGTNIHIGYAGTGSLFSYKDKKIFQAKTLIHEYTLNLNMSYSESDVTSMINEITEGQFGGGDWFNVLIGASCYVVMRRDNRFLPAAEVAEVVGCDVYELGRMIARVVKFLNLTLPEVSIAGLFERELNNSMRLANVDGEKKERMRKQGIFLVNCSVKWFLTTGRRPLPIVAAVMAFVAELNGVEGLKIEDVAKEVHATVATCKLRYKELLEALVKVAQVLPWGKDVTVKNVVKYAPFVIRYMEMKSMEEPGAVERGENFDLDDVVSECLRKVAEYGDDKDYIEGDSQYFDGRDRSEFPRIYNDNNIGNLKLSHECLSMIYTNFLNEVDDDRLEGQSGKVHGRKSRGLELHACKDWWSGKSELSKKLLLKQIMEKEIGLDAMPPSFIAGCKANERRRKKINAAKVRINKIIDPSNSGSDGSGNFCSSEVVCAGKKRKRRQASEIDWEDFVIETLLLHQVKEEDIEKGHYKALLGLHVFNSGMK from the coding sequence ATGTCGTGCAAATGTGGAAGCCGTTCGACCTTCCGCGATGACGTGACCGGCAACCTCGTCTGCTCCGAATGCTACACCGTCCTCGATTTCGACAACTACGACGCCCAAATCGGCGGCATCAACGGTCCCCAAGGCACCAACATCCACATCGGCTACGCAGGTACCGGTTCTCTCTTCAGTTACAAAGACAAGAAAATCTTTCAAGCCAAAACCTTAATCCACGAATACACCTTAAATCTTAACATGTCTTATTCCGAATCCGACGTTACTTCTATGATCAATGAGATTACTGAAGGGCAATTCGGTGGAGGTGATTGGTTTAATGTTTTAATCGGTGCTTCTTGTTATGTTGTTATGAGGAGAGATAATAGGTTTTTGCCCGCTGCGGAGGTCGCGGAGGttgttggttgtgatgtttaTGAATTAGGTAGGATGATTGCTCGTGTggttaaatttttgaatttgactTTGCCTGAGGTTAGTATCGCGGGTTTGTTTGAAAGAGAGTTGAATAATTCGATGAGGTTGGCAAATGTGGATggggagaagaaagagaggaTGAGGAAACAAGGGATTTTTTTGGTCAACTGTTCAGTCAAGTGGTTTTTGACCACAGGGAGGAGACCACTGCCCATAGTGGCGGCGGTGATGGCGTTTGTGGCAGAGTTGAATGGGGTGGAGGGTTTGAAGATTGAGGATGTAGCGAAGGAGGTTCATGCCACGGTGGCTACTTGTAAGTTGAGATATAAGGAGCTTTTGGAGGCACTTGTCAAGGTTGCACAAGTATTGCCATGGGGGAAAGATGTGACAGTGAAAAATGTGGTCAAGTATGCACCATTTGTGATTCGATATATGGAGATGAAGTCCATGGAAGAACCTGGAGCAGTGGAAAGGGGTGAGAATTTTGATTTGGATGATGTGGTTAGTGAGTGTTTGCGAAAAGTTGCTGAATATGGGGATGACAAGGATTATATTGAAGGTGATTCCCAATATTTTGACGGAAGGGATAGAAGTGAGTTTCCTAGGATATATAATGACAATAATATAGGTAACCTTAAGCTTTCACATGAATGCTTGTCCATGATTTATACAAATTTTTTGAACGAAGTTGATGATGATAGGTTGGAAGGACAAAGTGGAAAGGTTCATGGGAGAAAAAGTAGAGGGCTTGAACTTCATGCATGTAAGGATTGGTGGAGTGGAAAATCGGAATTAAGTAAAAAGCTTCTTCTTAAGCAAATTATGGAGAAAGAAATAGGTTTGGATGCGATGCCACCATCTTTTATTGCTGGTTGCAAGGCAAATGAgaggagaaggaaaaagataaATGCTGCTAAGGTGCGGATCAATAAGATCATTGATCCATCCAATTCTGGTTCAGATGGTAGTGGCAATTTTTGCTCTTCAGAAGTTGTTTGTGCtgggaaaaagagaaagagaagacaAGCCAGTGAAATTGATTGGGAAGATTTTGTTATTGAAACCCTCCTCCTGCATCAGGTGAAAGAGGAAGATATTGAGAAAGGGCATTATAAAGCGTTGCTGGGTTTGCATGTCTTCAACTCTGGGATGAAGTGA
- the LOC18612237 gene encoding protein VACUOLELESS1: protein MANVSVAAEWQLLYNRYYRKPELYPMRWKHMDLSRNKVACAPFGGPIAVIRDDSKIVQLYSESALRKLRIFTSSGALISETVWKHPGGRLIGMSWTEDQTLICIVQDGTVYRYNVHAELIEPNVSLGKECFEQNVVECMFWGNGVVCLTEGGLLFGIPDFKVMSPCQLAETGAEDLPNCMAVIEPKYTVSGNVEVLVGVGDGILIVDEDGVQRVEGEAVQGPVQKMVVSWDGKYLAIFTHDGRILVTDINFKGVLLEYNCESALPPEQLAWCGLDSVLLYWDDTPLLMVGPRGDPVHYFYDEPLVLIPECDGVRILSNTSMESLQRVPDSTVSIFKIGSTSPAALLYDALDHFDRRSAKADENLRLIRSSLPEAVEACIDAAGHEFDVSRQRTLLRAASYGQAFCSNFQRDRIQEMCKTLRVLNAVRDPEIGIPLSINQYKLLTPSVLIARLINAHRHLLALRISEYLGMNQEVVIMHWACLKITASLAIPDATLLEILLDKLRLCKGISYAAVAAHADKNGRRKLAAMLVEHEPRSSKQVPLLLSIGEEDTALMKATESGDTDLVYLVLFHIWQKRPPLEFFGMIQARPLPRDLFISYAWCYKHEFLKDFFLSTGQLQEVAFLLWKESWELGKNPMATKGSPLHGPRIKLIEKAQHLFSETKEHTFESKAAEEHAKLLRIQHELEVSTKQAIFVDSSISDTIRTCIVLGNHRAAMKVKTEFKVSEKRWYWLKVFALATIRDWDALEKFSKEKRPPIGYRPFVEACVDADEKGEALKYIPKLADPRERAEAYARIGMAKEAADAASQAKDGELLGRLKLTFAQNAAASSLFDTLRDRLSFQGVS, encoded by the exons atggccaACGTTTCCGTTGCTGCAGAATGGCAGCTACTCTACAACCGCTACTACCGTAAACCCGAACTCTACCCAATGAGATGGAAACACATGGATTTATCCCGCAACAAAGTCGCCTGCGCGCCCTTCGGCGGTCCAATTGCCGTGATCCGCGACGATTCCAAGATCGTCCAACTCTATTCCGAATCGGCCCTCCGCAAACTCCGCATCTTCACTTCCTCCGGCGCTCTCATCTCCGAAACCGTATGGAAACACCCCGGCGGACGCCTGATCGGCATGTCGTGGACCGAAGACCAAACCCTAATCTGCATCGTCCAAGACGGCACCGTCTACCGCTACAACGTCCACGCCGAGCTGATCGAACCCAACGTTTCGCTTGGAAAAGAGTGTTTCGAGCAGAACGTGGTGGAATGTATGTTCTGGGGCAACGGCGTCGTTTGCTTGACGGAAGGCGGGTTGTTGTTTGGCATCCCAGATTTTAAGGTGATGAGTCCGTGCCAGCTGGCGGAGACGGGGGCGGAGGATTTGCCGAATTGCATGGCGGTTATCGAGCCGAAATATACTGTTTCTGGGAACGTGGAGGTGTTGGTTGGGGTTGGGGACGGGATTTTGATTGTGGATGAAGATGGAGTACAGAGAGTGGAAGGGGAAGCGGTTCAGGGTCCGGTTCAAAAAATGGTTGTTTCTTGGGATGGCAAATATTTGGCCATTTTCACGCATGATGGGCGGATTTTAGTTACGGATATTAATTTTAAGGGAGTTTTGTTGGAGTATAATTGTGAG TCAGCTCTTCCTCCAGAGCAGCTAGCTTGGTGTGGATTGGATAGTGTACTTCTTTATTGGGATGATACACCATTATTGATGGTGGGCCCTCGGGGAGATCCAGTGCATTACTTTTATGATGAGCCGCTGGTATTGATCCCAGAGTGTGACGGAGTGAGAATTTTATCAAATACAAGTATGGAATCTCTGCAACGGGTTCCAGATTCCACTGTATCTATCTTCAAAATTGGAAGCACATCACCTGCTGCGTTGCTGTATGATGCCTTGGATCATTTTGACAGGCGAAGTGCCAAG GCAgatgaaaatttgagattGATACGCTCATCCTTGCCTGAGGCTGTTGAAGCCTGCATTGATGCTGCTGGTCATGAATTTGATGTTTCACGTCAAAGAACTCTATTAAGAGCTGCAAGCTATGGACAGGCCTTTTGCAG CAATTTTCAACGTGACCGTATTCAAGAGATGTGTAAAACTTTGCGGGTCTTAAATGCTGTGCGTGATCCTGAGATTGGCATCCCTCTCAGTATTAATCAATATAAG TTGCTTACACCATCTGTGCTGATTGCTCGTTTGATTAATGCTCATCGTCACCTTCTTGCACTGCGGATATCAGAGTATCTTGGAATGAATCAA GAGGTGGTGATAATGCATTGGGCATGCTTAAAGATAACAGCTTCATTAGCAATTCCAGATGCCACTCTCCTAGAAATTCTACTTGATAAG CTAAGGTTATGCAAAGGCATATCATATGCAGCAGTTGCTGCTCATGCAGATAAGAATGGCCGGCGAAAGTTAGCTGCTATGCTTGTGGAGCATGAACCACGTTCCTCTAAACAG GTGCCACTTTTGTTAAGCATAGGAGAGGAAGATACTGCTTTAATGAAGGCAACGGAAAGTGGTGACACTGACCTGGTTTATCTTGTTCTCTTTCATATCTGGCAGAAG AGGCCACCTTTGGAATTCTTTGGAATGATTCAGGCCAGACCCCTGCCACGTGATTTATTTATATCTTATGCATG GTGCTATAAGCatgaatttttgaaagatttcTTCCTTTCTACTGGACAACTTCAA GAAGTTGCATTTCTTTTGTGGAAGGAATCATGGGAACTGGGAAAAAATCCAATGGCAACCAAAGGATCTCCACTCCATGGTCCACGGATAAAACTAATTGAAAAGGCCCAGCATCTTTTCTCAGAAACCAAGGAACACACCTTTGAGTCCAAGGCTGCTGAAGAGCATGCAAAGTTGTTGAG AATACAACACGAATTAGAAGTAAGTACAAAGCAGGCCATATTTGTCGATTCAAGTATCAGTGATACTATTCGAACATGTATTGTTCTGGGGAATCACCGGGCTGCAATGAAAGTGAAGACTGAATTCAAG GTTTCTGAGAAGAGGTGGTATTGGCTTAAAGTTTTTGCTTTGGCTACAATTAGAGATTGGGATGCTCTTGAGAAGTTTTCAAAGGAGAAGAGACCACCAATTG GTTATAGGCCATTTGTTGAGGCATGCGTTGATGCTGATGAGAAAGGTGAAGCTCTAAAATATATCCCCAAGCTTGCTGATCCTCGAGAAAGGGCTGAG GCTTATGCTCGGATTGGCATGGCCAAAGAAGCTGCTGATGCTGCTTCTCAAGCCAAAGATGGTGAATTGCTGGGAAGATTGAAATTGACATTTGCACAGAATGCAGCAGCTTCATCACTTTTTGATACTCTTCGGGATCGATTGTCTTTCCAAGGCGTTTCCTAG
- the LOC18612238 gene encoding cytochrome b561 domain-containing protein At2g30890 has product MQALAGKLVSFTMCMGLIILFLPFISSSQEHVGSIGSHTNNKGNIHKVRSHKLMFEITLHGFLLWASMGFLMPVGILAIRMSNREECGRRLKILFYVHAVSQVLSVLLSTAGAVMSIKSFNNSFNNHHQRLGVALYGIIWLQALTGVLRPWRGSKGRSAWFFAHWSLGTAVAILGVINIYTGLGAYHEKTSRSIKLWTILFTVQISSIVFIYLFQDKWLYIQKQGVILGHEPVRPTEQDISPREKQKESTAEHC; this is encoded by the exons ATGCAAGCTCTGGCCGGGAAACTGGTTTCTTTCACCATGTGTATGGGTCTTATCATTCTCTTTCTGCCATTTATCAGCTCATCTCAAGAACATGTGGGATCCATTGGCAGCCATACAAACAATAAAGGCAACATTCATAAG GTGAGGAGTCATAAACTGATGTTTGAGATTACACTACATGGATTCCTCCTTTGGGCATCAATGGGGTTTCTGATGCCTGTTGGGATACTGGCTATCAGAATGTCAAACAGAGAAGAATGTGGAAGAAGacttaaaattcttttctatgtTCATGCAGTTTCACAG GTACTTTCTGTGCTTCTTTCTACAGCAGGAGCAGTCATGTCTATCAAAAGCTTTAATAACTCCTTCAACAATCATCATCAAAGACTAGGGGTAGCTTTATATGGTATCATATGGTTGCAAGCCTTGACCGGCGTTTTACGTCCATGGAG GGGATCCAAGGGAAGAAGTGCATGGTTTTTTGCACACTGGTCACTAGGAACTGCAGTGGCTATTTTAGGTGTAATCAACATTTACACTGGATTGGGAGCATATCATGAAAAGACATCAAGAAGCATAAAGCTTTGGACCATACTTTTTACTGTACAGATCTCTTCGATTGTTTTCATTTACCTGTTTCAAGACAAATGGTTGTATATACAAAAGCAAGGAGTGATTTTGGGCCATGAACCAGTAAGACCCACAGAACAAGATATTTCACCCAGAGAGAAGCAAAAGGAATCAACTGCTGAGCATTGTTAA